From the genome of Perca flavescens isolate YP-PL-M2 chromosome 12, PFLA_1.0, whole genome shotgun sequence, one region includes:
- the LOC114565938 gene encoding uncharacterized protein LOC114565938 translates to MPLMFVNMSQGEKLAYPLYVIDELLRRREDKNIHLRVVYDIACVVASHLRKSGEGIPQNISLAVPAFHIYGHKLPCQIKYSTRRLEGFGLTDGEGMERLWSFLRRFARVTKEMTPSHRLDLLTDALLHYGRRKSTDLEVQLLQRLDRAEKISILAQEDISSVIREAPVLVSERDMERWKKREIKLAQQKQKPIHTVCRWKRDYITKLIQFYKFKSGTRELYMEDGTEIENSLLNMETKHRIGRRWKESDFDFQSTLKDVDSDLRGQLICKARTESRERAVLLYLKRKYPDGQGIAIRLSKQVANKRLRQAIKEYNRIQWPPQMSIFPATIDFQEACDPLGLSTSALMRL, encoded by the exons ATGCCGCTAATGTTTGTCAACATGAGCCAAGGAGAAAA ATTAGCCTATCCTCTGTATGTCATTGATGAGCTTCTTCGAAGACGTGAGGACAAGAACATACACCTCAGAGTAGTCTATGACattgcctgtgttgttgcctcacATTTGCGt AAATCCGGGGAGGGCATACCACAAAACATCTCCTTGGCCGTACCAGCTTTTCACATTTATGGACACAAATTGCCCTGCCAG ATCAAGTACAGCACCAGGCGGCTTGAAGGGTTTGGGCTCACAGATGGGGAAGGAATGGAAAGGCTGTGGTCTTTCCTCCGAAGATTTGCCAGAGTCACAAAGGAGATGACTCCATCTCACCGCCTTGACCTGCTGACTGATGCCCTTTTACATTATGGACGGAGGAAATCAACTGACCTGG AGGTCCAGCTCCTGCAAAGATTAGACAGAGCAGAGAAAATATCAATTCTCGCTCAAGAAGACATCTCATCTGTCATCAGAGAGGCACCAG TGTTGGTTTCTGAGCGAGACATGGAGAGATGGAAGAAAAGGGAGATCAAACTAGcccaacagaaacagaaaccaaTAC ACACTGTCTGTAGATGGAAAAGGGACTACATCACCAAGCTGATTCAGTTCTACAAGTTCAA ATCTGGAACTCGTGAGTTGTACATGGAGGATGGAACAGA AATTGAGAACTCTCTGCTGAACATGGAAACAAAACACCGCATTGGGAGAAGATGGAAAGAATCTGATTTCGACTTCCAGTCTACCCTTAAAGATGTTGACAGTGACCTCAGAGGCCAACTTATATGCAAGGCAAGAACTGAATCAAGGGAGAGAGCAGTCCTCCTCTATCTGAAaagaaaatatccag ATGGGCAGGGCATTGCCATTAGACTGTCCAAGCAGGTAGCCAACAAGAGACTGAGACAAGCAATCAAGGAATACAACCGTATTCAGTGGCCACCGCAGATGAGCATCTTCCCTGCAACAATTGATTTTCAGGAAGCATGCGATCCTCTTGGCCTGTCTACTTCTGCTCTGATGAGACTGTAA